In one window of Leptospira sp. GIMC2001 DNA:
- the hemB gene encoding porphobilinogen synthase codes for MIHRFRNLRKSDAVRRMVAETTITADDFILPIFITEGSKLKEEISSMPNYFRMSLDMISQEIEEISKLGVQSVLLFTKVEDDKKTDDCREALNEKGLMVRSIQRIKSLNPNLIVMTDVALDPFSPYGHDGIVRNSKILNDETVDVLARMSELHAVAGADFVAPSDMMDGRIIRIRERLEETGNSEVGILSYSAKYASSLYGPFRDALESAPGFGDKKTYQMDYRNRLEAIREVVQDVKEGADIVMIKPAGMYLDIIREVRNTVTVPVAAYQVSGEYAMIKASAINGWISEETAILESIYAIKRAGADLIASYFTKDVIRLLKND; via the coding sequence ATGATACATAGATTTCGCAATTTAAGAAAATCGGATGCCGTACGTCGAATGGTAGCAGAAACTACGATAACAGCAGATGACTTTATTCTTCCAATCTTTATTACGGAGGGTAGTAAGCTAAAGGAAGAAATTTCATCTATGCCGAATTATTTTCGGATGAGTTTGGATATGATCAGTCAAGAAATTGAAGAAATTTCAAAACTTGGCGTACAATCTGTTCTACTTTTTACGAAAGTTGAAGATGATAAGAAAACAGATGATTGCAGAGAAGCTCTCAATGAGAAAGGACTTATGGTTCGTTCGATTCAAAGAATCAAATCTTTGAATCCGAATTTGATTGTAATGACTGACGTTGCATTGGATCCGTTTTCGCCTTATGGTCATGATGGGATTGTAAGAAATTCTAAGATTCTCAATGATGAAACTGTGGATGTCCTTGCTCGCATGAGTGAGTTGCATGCTGTCGCAGGAGCAGATTTTGTTGCACCTTCCGACATGATGGATGGAAGAATTATAAGAATCAGAGAACGATTAGAAGAGACTGGTAATTCCGAAGTGGGAATTCTATCCTATTCAGCTAAGTATGCGTCATCGTTATATGGTCCATTTCGAGACGCATTGGAATCTGCACCTGGGTTTGGTGATAAAAAAACATATCAGATGGATTATCGAAATCGACTTGAGGCAATCCGAGAGGTAGTTCAAGACGTTAAAGAGGGAGCCGATATCGTCATGATCAAACCTGCAGGAATGTATCTTGATATTATCCGCGAGGTTCGAAATACTGTGACAGTTCCTGTTGCCGCCTATCAAGTCAGTGGTGAATATGCGATGATCAAAGCCTCGGCTATTAATGGCTGGATCAGTGAAGAGACAGCTATTCTAGAATCGATTTATGCGATCAAGAGGGCAGGGGCAGATTTGATCGCATCGTATTTTACAAAAGATGTAATTCGCTTGTTGAAGAACGATTAG